Sequence from the Abditibacteriaceae bacterium genome:
ATGACCCAAAGTAGAGTCGAATTCGACCGTAGTCCTTGGAAGGAAAGCAAAGGAAACTTATGGCAGACACCATTTTTGGCCGCATTGTGCGCGGGGAAATTCCGGTTGAAACGGTTTACGAAGACGACATTTGTCTGGCGTTCGCCGACATCGCCCCGCAGGCACCGGTGCATTTGCTGGTGATTCCGCGCGAGCCATTTGAAGATGCGACGCAAGCGGATGCAGCGACGTTGGGACACGTTTTCGCGGTTGCCGCGAAACTCGGCGCCGAAAAGTGCCCCAACGGATTTCGCTTGGTGACGAATATCGGCTCAGGTGGCGGACAAAGCGTCGCGCATTTGCACATTCATGTTCTAGGCGGGCGGGCGCTCAAATGGCCGCCGGGATGAGAACCTTTATCCAAATTATCGTTGGTGGTGGCCTGTTGATTCTTGCCGCTTTTCTAGGGATTCGTCATTTGACGAAGCAGCCCGAAGCGCCGCGCAAAGAAATCGTCACGCTGATGCGGACGCTTCGAGTTGGCCAACACCGCGACGTGATTCGTCAGCAGGTGCAAAGCGGCAAATACGCGCATCTTCGCTGGCACACAGTAAGGAACAAAAGATTATGTTCAAACGCCATCGGAGTTCTTGCCGACGAACTGGAATTTACTGTTAGAATTCCGCAATGATAAATTAATCGCCGCGCGGTTATACACACCAGACAGCGTATGCCTTCGCCCCCATGATGATGCCAAGTTCAATGCGCCGTCCGACGTTCTTGCGCGCGGTGTTTCACGGCGCTTTGCCGGATGCAGGCAATAAACGAAAAGCCCGCCGAGAATATCGGTGGGCTTTTGATGTACAGTTGAATTCGACCGTACTCGGAGAAACGATGAAACAAGTTCTGTGCTGTCTGCTATTTTGTGCGGCTTTTACCGGCGCGCCTTTGGTTGGGTCGCCTTCGCACGCACAAGAGGCAGCCGTAGCTGTGCCGAACGAAAAGAATGGGGCTACAACGCTCCGCTTTCAGGGACGCATTGTGAGGCCGGACGACAAACCGGTCGCGGCGCGGGCGTTCTGGGGAACAGGCTGGTTTCCTGAAGACGCGGCGTGGACAGAAATTCCGGTCGGGCCCGATGGAGCATTTGCTTTCGATGCGCCTGCAACCCAGACCGCGCCCAATGTGGTGGCGATTGCGCCCGGTCTGGCGATTGGCGGAATTATCGCCAAAGTCGGCGGCGAAAACGCGCTGCGATTGGAGCGCCCACGTTCGGTCGGCGGCACGTTGCGCGACGACAAAGGCCAACCTGTCGGCGGGGCAACGCTTGCAGTGCGTTTCTTTTACATTCCCGGTCGCAGCGACGGTGTTACGGGGCCGAGCGGCGTTCCCACCGCTTTGCGCGAACAGTTTCGAGCGCGTTCCGGGCCCGATGGCAAATGGCAAATTACCGGCTTACCGCAAAGCGCGTATGTTCAAGTCGCGCTAAACGACCCGAAATTTGTGCGCGCTGATACTCAAATCGGCCCGGATGGTGAGACTTCGGGGTCGACCCGTCAAACGTTGCGCGCGGTGCGGGCAGGATCACTTAGCGGTCGCATCGTCGATGGCGTGGGTGCGCCTGTGGCCAACAGACTTATATATGTTCAGCAACCTGTAACGGCGCGTGGCCGCTTCAGAAGCACTTCGGTGAGAAGCGAAGCCGACGGCACGTTTCGTTTCGATTCGCTACCGACGGGTTCTTATTCCGTTCTCGTGCCCGGCACCACTGCCCCTCGCGAAAAGGCGGCCCAGCAGTCGCCTGTTGTCGCGCGGGCAGTCGAAAACGTCGCTGTTGTTGCGGGCGAAACCAGAACCATTGGCGACATCGTGCTGGCGGCAGGAGCGACCTTGGAAGGCGTCGTCGTTCACAAAACGACCGGCAAGCCTTTCGCGCGGGCGGTGGTTTCGGCCTGGGGCGCTGCGAATCCTCGCAGCGAAACCCGTTTCCCGCTTGCCACGACCGATGCTGAAGGGCGTTTTCGCATCGCCGTTGCGCCGGGGCCGGTGGCTTTATTCGCCTATCAAACGACGTGGGATTATCCCGGCGAGCACACCGAAACGTCCGACGAAGTGCGCTTCGATCTCCAGGCGGGCGAAAGCCGCGAAGCCACGCTGCGACTTGCGCCGGTCGTTACGCCGGTTACCGGCATCGTCGTCGATGAAACCGGCGCGCCAATCGAAGGGGTGAGTGTGACCATCGGACGCTCGGCGGGTGCAGGGTTCATCGGTAAAAGTGGTGCGAACGGCGTTTTCAAAATCGAAACGGCTCCCCTAGGCGACGTGAAGCTCGCTATGTCGAGCGGCACGTTCGATTTACTTTCGCCTAAGAAAGCCACCTTGCCTTTGCCCGAAGGACAAGAACTCCGCGTTGTGGTGCGGCGCGTAAAAGTAGCGACTCTGGCGGGGCGCGTTGTGACGCCAGCAGGCGTGCCGGTGCCTGAAGCCGCAATTTCGTATCGTGTTACCGTCAAAACTCCCGAGGGTGGAGATGGGTGGAGTTTTGTTAAAGCCACGACCGACGCTCAGGGCCGCTTTTCTCTGTTCGCTGCGCGCCCCGACAGCCAGCCAACGCTGGAAAAAATTACCAAAGAAGGATTCCGGCGCTTGAGCGGTGGCGAAGTCGTTTTGCGCGATGGCGTTTCTCATCTCGCCGACATCGTTATGGAACCGCTCACACGCGCTGTGAGCGGAATCGTACGCGATGCTGCCGGTGCGCCCGTCGCCGGTGCCTCCGTACGTTCGTCCGCCGATAACTTCCAGGCCGAAACCCTTTCCGACGCAGAAGGTCGCTTTACGCTTGGGACACAACCTGAAAACGCTGTTTCTTTGCTGGCGGCACATGGCCGTCGCTACGCGCGGGGCGAGGAAAAAGATGGCGTGCTGACGTTGCAGGAATCTCCGCCATTCGTTGTCGATGTGTCGCGGGCCGCCGAACTGTTCGAGGAAGCGATTGATGCTGGAATCGACCGTACGACGTTGGCCGAAAACGCGCGATTGCTTGCGCCGTTCGATGCCGAAACTGCCTTCGCGTTGCTGCAACAAGCGCAAACCGCGCCCGATGATCGCGGCACCTCGGCCCAGACGCCCGACGAGTTGCGCGCCACTCTCATTCGCACCATTGCGCGCAGTGTTGCCCGTGTACCGCATAACGAGCCTCTGCCCGAGGCGCTTGCTGCATCGCTCGCGTGGTCGCAGGCGCAACTGGCGATAATGAAGGAATCCGGTTCAGTGACACGTAGCGCATCGCTGCTGGGCTTCGCACTGGTGGAGCGCGACCGTGAACGTGCTGTCTCGCTGCTGAAATTTGCACAACCGCGCTCCAAAGATGCGCCGGGGCGAGCTTCGGCTTTTCTTGCGGCGCTTGCAGCGCGACTCGATGCACCCAGCGCCGACGATTTGCTCCTTCAAGCTTTGCGCGCCGCCGATGGTGAAGGCGACCGCGCGTTTGCTGCTGCGTTTCGCGTTCTTTTCAAGCCGGGCACGGTCGATTCGGAACTGACACTCAGCACCATCCTCCCAGGCGAGGCGGTTTCGACATGGGATAGCGTCATCCGCGAAGTCGCACCATTTTCTCCGGCGAGCGCCGTGACGGCTTTGAAGCACATGAAATCAGCTTTGGAAGAAATCCCCGAACAACCAGGCAACGGGGGAAACCAGGGGCGAGAGCGCTGGGCGGCGACTTTCGCCCGCGCCACGCGACGCGTCATTGCTGTTCTGGGCGAAGGCGACGCGGCTCGCGCACGCGCTCTGGCCGACGAGGTGGATGACGATTGGAACGGTGTCGCGGTGAGAGCAAACGCGGCGACGCTGGGTTCACCCGCCGAGCGAGTTGCTCAGGCGCGTGTCGCCTTGGAATCGGATGGGCGCGGGACCTATATGCGCGCGAGTACAGCCGCGCGTTTGGGCGCGATGCTTTCCGCCATCGACGCGGCACAGGCACGCGCGCTGTTTGATGAAGCGCATCAAAGCCAGCGAAAATCTCAGGAGACTTGGGGGCAAACACAGAGTAGCCCTGAATGGGCGTTTTATCTGGCGGCGCTCGATCCGGCGACGGCGCGATTGACGCTTGAATCCCAATGGTCTGCGCTTCTGGCAACGCCCAAAGTGAAGCAGGACGAGCCTTTCATTGGCGGATGGCAGCGCGCTTCGACAGCCATCGCTGCGGCTCCGGTCGATCTCGCACGGGCGTTGGAAATGGCGCGCTCGCTCGACGTCAAACGACCGCAATGGAACGCCAGTCCACGGGCGCGGGCACTGTCGGAAATCGGGCGATTGCTGCTGATGCCGCTCGAATCGCACTGGCGTTTTTCCTTGAGCGCACAAAGCGGCTTCGATGGCGAATAGCAAACAACCAAGTACGGTCGAATTAAACCCTAATCAAACGAAAAGCCCGCCGATATTATCGGCGGGCTTTTGAGGTGCGGTCAAATTCGACCGTACTTTACGATCTAGCGCGACGCGCGCTGTGGAACTTCTTGCGGTAATACGCGGCGGAAAGGGAATCAACACGCACGCCCGAACGCGATGTGGCTGCGTGAACGAAGTTGCCGTTGCCGATGTAAACGCCGATGTGCGAAATACCACGCTTATAGGTATTGGCAAAGAACACCATGTCGCCCGTCTGAATGTCGTTGCGGGAAACACGCGTTCCGTAAGAAGCCAAACCTGCAGCGGTGCGTGGCGGATTCAAACCGCGCTGGCGCAAAAGGTAATACACGAGACCAGAGCAATCGAAGCCACGGCTCGGCGAAGCGGCACCACGAATGTAAGGCATTCCGCGATACGACAGCGCCTGCGAAGCCATGCCGCTGCCAAAGGTGTTGGGCATTGCTGCAAAGCGGTCGCGCGGCGAACCACCGCGTAAGGCCACTGCAGGAGCCGTTTTCTTCTTGGCTTTAGCACGGGGCTTCGCTGCAGCCGATGCAACTTTTGTTACAGAGCGAGTAACGGGATAAGAAACGTGACGGACAACAGGGACCGGCGTTGTGCTGTGCGCGGTGTTCTTGAAACGCGCTGCGTATTGCGCCTGGAGCGTGGTAACAGGGCGTTCGCTCGAATCGAGCGTCGGCAATGTCACGGCGGCGGCTTCTTCGGACGTCAGAAAGGCCGATTGAACCGGCGCTTCTGCAGTTGCACTTTGTGGCGCGTCCCACGACATCGGCGCGAGACCAACATTGCCAGGAGCAGGAACAATTACAACGCTGCCCTGATTTGCCGGTGCATTCTGACGCTGACCGGCGAGATAAGCATCGCGGGCGCGCATCAATTCTTCGGGTGAAATCGGGCGCATTCCGGCCACGTTGGTCGGCGGCTCGGCCATACGAACCGAACCCATGCGGCGACGGATGTTATCGCGGCGTGATGCAAGTCGGCGACGGCGTGCTTCGGCAACGGCAGCGGCGCGCGCCAAACGTGCTTTACGGGCGTTCTGCCAACGCGAGGCGCGTGCCTGGCGCTCCGCCTGACGGCGCGCAGCCAACCGAGCGGCGGCGGCTTTCTTTGATGCTTCGGCTTTGCGTGCATTCTCAAGGCGGGCGAGACGCGCGTTTTCTGCTCGCTGTGCGGCCTGCTGAGCAGCGGCTAAACGAGCGGCTTCGGCTTGCTGGGCTTCGGCTTTCGCCAGTTCGCGCTGTTGGGCTTCGCGTTCGGCTTTAGCGCGACGCGCATTGCGCTCGGCTTCCAAACGGGCAGAACGGGCGTTGGCCGCGCGTTGAAGAGCTTCAGGGCTCTGAACGACGACTGGCTTTTCGGGTGCTAGCCTTTCTTGCGAACGGACAGGGGCTGTCGGTGCTGCAGGTGCCGAAGGAAGGGCTGCTGCTGAAACGGGCCGCAAACGCACGTTGCCGACATCATTGAACGCCGATTCGGGAACCGCAATCATGCGATCGGAGGAATTGGTGTAGCGGTCGCTGCCCGGAATGCGCTTGATGTTGGAGGCTTGCGGACGAGAAGCGATGCGAACTGCCGTCTTCGGGGTGCTTTTCGCGATACGAGTGGTTGCAACGCGTGGCGACGATTTGGGACGGGATTTGGCGAGACGCGAACCGCCAACCACAACGCCGTGTTTTGCCAATCCGCGTGCGGCGCCTTTTGCGCCATAACGATTGTAATAAGAAGCGAGCATCTGCTTCGAGCCGTACATCGTTTGATGGCCAGTGCGGTCGGAAGCGAGCTTGGCTTTCTTGTGCGAGAGTGTGGCGATTTTATCGGCGTCGGGTGTCGAGATGTAATCGTAATAAACCCAGCCGAAAACGTGATCGGTGGTTTCGACGCGATACCAGCCGTTGAATTTGCCCCAGACGAAAAGTTTCGTGTGGCGGGCAACTTTGGCAACCGGCGGTGTTTGTGCGCTCGGACGAGCGCGCAGATAAGTGGCTGAACCGCTTGTCCAACCCCAGACGCCGCTCATTTTTTTAGCGAATGCAGTCGGGATGAAAAGCGTGGCGCTGCACAATACGGCGGTGGAAACGGCAGCGAGCCGTGATAAGCGGCGAAGGGAAAAATCGGGGGAGATGCGCATTGCATCGTGCGTTCCGTCTGGCCTCTGGCGAGTGAAGGGCATTAAATCTCCTGTGTCCTGTTCTCGTTGCTGGTCGCTCGGCAAGCCGATAGCAAATGCCAAAAGGCAAATGATCAGGTGCGACGACTTCCGAAGTCCATCGATCTCGGTGCAAGGTGAAATCGGCTGAAATTCGGTAACAAAAAACCGGCGTTCGGGATAAACCCGTCCAACCGGTCCAATAATTCTATGCCATCCCTCTCTCGATGTCAAACTTTGGCCTCATCTGTGGCATAGAAAACGCTTACTAACATACGCCTTTCTCGATGAAGCCACTCGTACACTCGCTTTCTCAAACCGCTCTTAACGCGATTTTTCCTCCACGATGCGCCGCCTGTAACGCCTGGCTCGAAAACGAAGAATTATGGTGTGTGGCCTGTGAGAAGTCGTTAAAAATTCTCTCACATCCGCTGTGTTCTCAGTGTGGAATTCCCATCGAGAGCGGCGAACGCTGCGCCGATTGTCGCAAAGTTCCGCCCCACTTCGAGTCGTTGCGTGCGCTGTGGATGTTCGAACATCGGACTCAGGAAGCGATTCATCGTTTGAAATACGAAGGGCAAACGTCCGTTGCCGCACCGTTGGGCAAACAATTGGCTGCTCTGCTCGGAAAAGAGCCGTTTCCACCCCAAATGATTTTGGTTCCCGTTCCGCTTCATCCGTGGCGCAAATGGCGGCGCGGTTTTAATCAGAGCGAATTGCTGGCGCGCGAAGTCTGCAAAGTACGGTCGATTTCGACCGTACTTGCGACCAATATTTTGCG
This genomic interval carries:
- a CDS encoding ComF family protein, which translates into the protein MKPLVHSLSQTALNAIFPPRCAACNAWLENEELWCVACEKSLKILSHPLCSQCGIPIESGERCADCRKVPPHFESLRALWMFEHRTQEAIHRLKYEGQTSVAAPLGKQLAALLGKEPFPPQMILVPVPLHPWRKWRRGFNQSELLAREVCKVRSISTVLATNILRRARWTSPQVELHEQEREANVAGAFVADAALMKRLPAWPIVLIDDVATTGGTLSQCALALKKAGATEVFAATLARR
- a CDS encoding NlpC/P60 family protein; the encoded protein is MPFTRQRPDGTHDAMRISPDFSLRRLSRLAAVSTAVLCSATLFIPTAFAKKMSGVWGWTSGSATYLRARPSAQTPPVAKVARHTKLFVWGKFNGWYRVETTDHVFGWVYYDYISTPDADKIATLSHKKAKLASDRTGHQTMYGSKQMLASYYNRYGAKGAARGLAKHGVVVGGSRLAKSRPKSSPRVATTRIAKSTPKTAVRIASRPQASNIKRIPGSDRYTNSSDRMIAVPESAFNDVGNVRLRPVSAAALPSAPAAPTAPVRSQERLAPEKPVVVQSPEALQRAANARSARLEAERNARRAKAEREAQQRELAKAEAQQAEAARLAAAQQAAQRAENARLARLENARKAEASKKAAAARLAARRQAERQARASRWQNARKARLARAAAVAEARRRRLASRRDNIRRRMGSVRMAEPPTNVAGMRPISPEELMRARDAYLAGQRQNAPANQGSVVIVPAPGNVGLAPMSWDAPQSATAEAPVQSAFLTSEEAAAVTLPTLDSSERPVTTLQAQYAARFKNTAHSTTPVPVVRHVSYPVTRSVTKVASAAAKPRAKAKKKTAPAVALRGGSPRDRFAAMPNTFGSGMASQALSYRGMPYIRGAASPSRGFDCSGLVYYLLRQRGLNPPRTAAGLASYGTRVSRNDIQTGDMVFFANTYKRGISHIGVYIGNGNFVHAATSRSGVRVDSLSAAYYRKKFHSARRARS
- a CDS encoding histidine triad nucleotide-binding protein, whose protein sequence is MADTIFGRIVRGEIPVETVYEDDICLAFADIAPQAPVHLLVIPREPFEDATQADAATLGHVFAVAAKLGAEKCPNGFRLVTNIGSGGGQSVAHLHIHVLGGRALKWPPG
- a CDS encoding carboxypeptidase-like regulatory domain-containing protein is translated as MKQVLCCLLFCAAFTGAPLVGSPSHAQEAAVAVPNEKNGATTLRFQGRIVRPDDKPVAARAFWGTGWFPEDAAWTEIPVGPDGAFAFDAPATQTAPNVVAIAPGLAIGGIIAKVGGENALRLERPRSVGGTLRDDKGQPVGGATLAVRFFYIPGRSDGVTGPSGVPTALREQFRARSGPDGKWQITGLPQSAYVQVALNDPKFVRADTQIGPDGETSGSTRQTLRAVRAGSLSGRIVDGVGAPVANRLIYVQQPVTARGRFRSTSVRSEADGTFRFDSLPTGSYSVLVPGTTAPREKAAQQSPVVARAVENVAVVAGETRTIGDIVLAAGATLEGVVVHKTTGKPFARAVVSAWGAANPRSETRFPLATTDAEGRFRIAVAPGPVALFAYQTTWDYPGEHTETSDEVRFDLQAGESREATLRLAPVVTPVTGIVVDETGAPIEGVSVTIGRSAGAGFIGKSGANGVFKIETAPLGDVKLAMSSGTFDLLSPKKATLPLPEGQELRVVVRRVKVATLAGRVVTPAGVPVPEAAISYRVTVKTPEGGDGWSFVKATTDAQGRFSLFAARPDSQPTLEKITKEGFRRLSGGEVVLRDGVSHLADIVMEPLTRAVSGIVRDAAGAPVAGASVRSSADNFQAETLSDAEGRFTLGTQPENAVSLLAAHGRRYARGEEKDGVLTLQESPPFVVDVSRAAELFEEAIDAGIDRTTLAENARLLAPFDAETAFALLQQAQTAPDDRGTSAQTPDELRATLIRTIARSVARVPHNEPLPEALAASLAWSQAQLAIMKESGSVTRSASLLGFALVERDRERAVSLLKFAQPRSKDAPGRASAFLAALAARLDAPSADDLLLQALRAADGEGDRAFAAAFRVLFKPGTVDSELTLSTILPGEAVSTWDSVIREVAPFSPASAVTALKHMKSALEEIPEQPGNGGNQGRERWAATFARATRRVIAVLGEGDAARARALADEVDDDWNGVAVRANAATLGSPAERVAQARVALESDGRGTYMRASTAARLGAMLSAIDAAQARALFDEAHQSQRKSQETWGQTQSSPEWAFYLAALDPATARLTLESQWSALLATPKVKQDEPFIGGWQRASTAIAAAPVDLARALEMARSLDVKRPQWNASPRARALSEIGRLLLMPLESHWRFSLSAQSGFDGE